AAGAGCGAGGACCTGTGAAGAAATTCAGGCCCTGTTAACTTAAAAAGGCATTCCTGCTCGCATAACAGACATTTCCTTGTCCATCGTTGCTTTTGCCTCTTTAAATGCGGAACGGAAAAGATCTTCTACAACTTCTGGTTCTGTAGGATCTAGGCAGGTAGGCTGTACTTTTACAGAAATGATGTCGCATTTGCCATTGATTACTACAGAAACAAGTCCGTTTCCAGCCTGTCCTTCATAGCGTTTTTCTTCTAGAGAAGCTTCCATTTCTAAGAACTGCTGTTCCATCATTTTTGCTTCTTTTTTCTTTTTGGCATATCCACTGCCCATGTGTTTACTCCTTAGTTAAAATTCCTGAAAATTCAACAACAGCAAATTGTAATAATGTGTCTATATTAGCTGATCCTTCCGAAGAAGGGGAAGCTTCTTTTTGTAGAGGGTTAGGAACAGAAGGTTTGGGCCTGGAAGCGAGGAAGCTCTGTTCTTCATAGTGGCGCTCAGGTTCTAACATTGGCTTGGTCTGGATTTGCTGAAGGGGAC
This window of the Chlamydia sp. BM-2023 genome carries:
- a CDS encoding YbaB/EbfC family nucleoid-associated protein yields the protein MGSGYAKKKKEAKMMEQQFLEMEASLEEKRYEGQAGNGLVSVVINGKCDIISVKVQPTCLDPTEPEVVEDLFRSAFKEAKATMDKEMSVMRAGMPF